The Mammaliicoccus sciuri genome window below encodes:
- a CDS encoding hemolysin family protein, with the protein MEISTIINFIVFFILIAFTMVFVGSEFALVKVRITRIEQLISEGSKSAKIVHKMIKELDYYLSACQLGITVTSLGLGWIGEPTFEVLIHPVLDFFNLPDALTTTFSIAISFLIVTFIHVVVGELAPKTVAIQQAERLTLVFGRPLYYFGIVMKPLIWSMNGAARILVRTIGIQPTNEEQAMSEEELKLIMTQSYQSGEINHTELAYMQNIFSFDERLAKDIMVPRTQMVTLTEPFNIEELLEIINEHHYTRYPITEDGDKDHIKGFINVKEFLTEYASGEQIKINNYVHDLPLIHEVTRISDALVKMQKDHVHMALVIDEYGGTAGVITMEDILEEIVGEIRDEFDDDEVNDIIQTGEDTYQINGRVTLSELEEKFGIEFVDSDDIDTIGGWLQAHNPEIEKDDYVDTEYDKWVVIDVENHQIKTVALHKDFIKERKSIFDEDEEDED; encoded by the coding sequence TTGGAAATTTCGACCATAATAAACTTTATTGTATTCTTTATATTAATTGCATTTACAATGGTATTTGTAGGATCTGAATTCGCACTTGTAAAGGTGCGTATAACTAGAATTGAACAATTAATTTCTGAAGGAAGTAAATCAGCTAAAATTGTACATAAAATGATCAAAGAACTAGATTATTATTTATCTGCATGTCAGCTTGGTATTACTGTAACATCACTAGGATTAGGTTGGATTGGTGAACCAACATTTGAAGTATTAATACATCCTGTATTAGACTTCTTTAACTTACCAGACGCATTAACAACAACTTTCTCCATAGCGATCAGTTTCTTAATTGTAACGTTTATCCATGTAGTAGTTGGTGAATTAGCACCAAAAACGGTAGCAATTCAACAGGCAGAAAGACTTACACTTGTCTTCGGCCGACCATTATATTATTTCGGTATCGTTATGAAACCGTTAATTTGGTCAATGAATGGTGCAGCACGTATTCTAGTTAGAACAATAGGTATTCAACCTACTAACGAAGAACAAGCAATGTCAGAAGAAGAATTAAAGCTTATCATGACTCAAAGTTATCAAAGTGGTGAAATCAATCACACTGAATTAGCTTATATGCAAAATATTTTCTCATTCGATGAAAGATTAGCAAAAGATATCATGGTACCTAGAACACAAATGGTTACATTAACAGAACCATTTAATATTGAAGAATTATTAGAAATTATAAATGAACATCATTATACACGTTACCCAATTACTGAAGATGGTGATAAAGACCATATTAAAGGCTTTATCAATGTTAAAGAATTTTTAACAGAATACGCTTCAGGTGAACAAATTAAAATTAATAACTACGTTCATGACTTACCACTTATTCACGAAGTTACAAGAATTAGTGATGCATTAGTAAAAATGCAAAAAGATCATGTTCATATGGCGTTAGTTATTGATGAATACGGCGGTACAGCTGGTGTCATCACGATGGAAGATATATTAGAAGAAATCGTTGGTGAAATTCGTGATGAATTTGATGATGATGAAGTAAATGATATCATTCAAACTGGTGAAGACACTTACCAAATTAATGGACGTGTAACTTTATCAGAATTAGAAGAAAAATTCGGAATTGAATTTGTGGATTCAGACGATATTGATACAATTGGTGGTTGGTTACAAGCACATAACCCAGAAATTGAAAAAGACGACTATGTCGATACAGAATATGATAAATGGGTTGTTATTGATGTTGAAAATCACCAAATTAAGACAGTTGCTTTACACAAAGATTTTATAAAAGAAAGAAAAAGTATATTTGACGAAGACGAAGAAGACGAGGATTAA
- a CDS encoding DUF3817 domain-containing protein: MSKTTLTSLFRFTGYLEGGSLLLLVFIAMPIKYMLSNPNVVSVLGMIHGGLFSMYVIMILVMALIVRIHIKWPVIAFITAFIPFGTFIFDHFFINGKSYEKITQS, from the coding sequence GTGAGCAAAACTACATTAACATCATTATTTAGGTTTACAGGATATTTAGAAGGTGGATCATTACTGTTATTAGTATTTATAGCAATGCCTATCAAGTATATGTTGAGTAATCCAAATGTAGTTTCGGTATTAGGCATGATACATGGTGGATTATTTTCAATGTATGTCATTATGATATTGGTAATGGCACTGATTGTTAGAATTCATATAAAGTGGCCAGTCATTGCTTTTATAACAGCTTTTATTCCTTTTGGCACATTTATATTTGATCATTTCTTTATAAATGGCAAATCTTATGAAAAGATAACGCAATCATAA
- a CDS encoding pseudouridine synthase, with amino-acid sequence MRINKFLSEAGVCSRRGADKWISANRVQINDEYATLGSQVESTDVVKVDGEVITIDKGYVYIALNKPRGITSTTETHVKGNVVDYVNHHERIFHIGRLDKDSEGLLLLTSDGDIVNEILRAENHHEKEYVVSVDKPLTKDFLKQMSEGVEILNQKTLPAKVSQINDRTFKIVLTQGLNRQIRRMCETLGYNVKKLKRIRIMNIKLDGIKYGEWRDLTKEEFEELTRSLAYTPKRDRMTSK; translated from the coding sequence ATGAGAATTAATAAATTTCTAAGTGAAGCTGGTGTATGTTCGAGGAGAGGTGCTGATAAATGGATAAGTGCTAATCGCGTTCAAATTAATGACGAATATGCGACACTAGGATCTCAAGTTGAAAGTACGGATGTTGTGAAGGTTGATGGTGAAGTCATTACAATTGATAAAGGCTATGTATATATAGCACTCAATAAACCACGTGGTATCACATCTACTACTGAGACACATGTTAAAGGTAATGTTGTAGACTACGTCAATCATCATGAAAGAATTTTTCACATTGGCAGATTAGATAAAGATTCAGAAGGATTATTACTTCTTACTAGTGATGGAGATATCGTTAATGAAATATTACGTGCTGAAAATCATCATGAAAAAGAATATGTCGTTTCAGTAGATAAGCCTTTAACGAAAGACTTCTTAAAGCAAATGTCTGAAGGTGTTGAAATCTTAAATCAAAAGACACTTCCAGCGAAAGTATCGCAAATTAATGATAGAACTTTTAAAATTGTTTTAACGCAAGGTTTGAATCGTCAAATTAGACGTATGTGTGAAACGTTAGGATATAATGTGAAAAAATTAAAAAGAATTCGTATTATGAATATTAAGCTTGATGGTATTAAATATGGTGAATGGCGTGATTTAACGAAAGAAGAATTTGAAGAACTGACACGTTCGCTCGCTTATACACCTAAAAGAGACCGTATGACATCTAAATAA
- a CDS encoding aldo/keto reductase: MVKLNNNVEIPELGLGVYKIEDADVERVIHTAIDAGYRAIDTAWFYKNEKALGEALKTVNIKREDLFITTKLWNDFQGYDATIKAFNDSLESLQLTYIDMYLIHWPCPADGLFIDTYKALETLYKEGKIKAIGVCNFKEHHLDQLLAETEVVPAVNQVEFHPLFNQKALQAYCESKGIKLMAWSPLMRGGEWLNNSDLQSIADQYNKTVAQVIIKWHLQQGRLVIPKSQNDNRIRENFDVFDFELSDEDLAKIDQLNTDERQFRDPDEVKIGDMK; this comes from the coding sequence ATGGTTAAATTAAATAATAATGTAGAGATACCAGAATTAGGTTTAGGCGTGTACAAAATTGAAGATGCTGATGTTGAGAGAGTAATCCATACAGCAATTGATGCAGGATATCGCGCGATAGATACAGCTTGGTTTTATAAAAATGAAAAAGCATTAGGCGAAGCTTTAAAAACAGTCAATATTAAGCGAGAAGATTTATTTATTACAACTAAATTATGGAATGACTTCCAAGGGTATGATGCAACTATTAAAGCGTTTAATGACTCATTAGAATCATTGCAACTTACGTATATCGATATGTATTTAATTCATTGGCCGTGTCCTGCAGACGGATTGTTTATTGATACGTATAAAGCATTAGAAACGTTATATAAAGAAGGCAAAATTAAAGCGATTGGTGTATGTAATTTTAAAGAACATCATTTAGATCAATTATTAGCTGAAACTGAAGTTGTCCCTGCAGTTAACCAAGTTGAATTTCATCCGTTATTTAATCAAAAAGCATTACAAGCATATTGTGAAAGTAAAGGAATTAAATTAATGGCTTGGAGTCCACTAATGAGAGGTGGCGAATGGTTAAATAATTCAGATTTACAAAGTATAGCAGATCAGTATAACAAGACTGTTGCACAAGTTATTATTAAATGGCATTTACAACAAGGTAGACTCGTTATTCCAAAATCTCAAAACGATAATAGAATAAGAGAGAATTTTGATGTATTTGATTTTGAATTGAGTGATGAAGATTTAGCCAAAATCGACCAATTAAATACAGATGAACGTCAATTTAGAGATCCAGATGAAGTAAAAATTGGAGATATGAAGTAA
- a CDS encoding YwiC-like family protein: MFYLFKFKKPNQHGVWSMIVLPIAFGIAATGFTYFHLLLYLGVLASYFMSDQIFFYLKKRKKIIGYIYTAGIFALIVVISFIPIVLYKPVTIGIFLLMVPLSLLNAYFAKKKNERAFTNDLIAVLIFCLFGVISALLNVSITDVQSWLPVFILSFLYFFGTILYVKTMIREKKSVKYKWSSWIYHLCIVVVGFFIHPLVMLMYIPSLIRSIVLYGKKIKIMHVGLIEIANSVFVLVVGSIFLH, encoded by the coding sequence GTGTTTTATTTGTTTAAATTTAAAAAACCAAATCAACATGGTGTATGGTCAATGATTGTACTACCAATCGCATTCGGAATTGCAGCAACTGGTTTTACATACTTTCATTTATTATTGTATTTAGGTGTACTGGCATCTTATTTTATGAGTGACCAAATTTTCTTCTACTTAAAGAAAAGGAAGAAAATAATAGGTTATATTTATACGGCAGGCATATTTGCTTTGATTGTCGTCATATCCTTTATACCAATCGTATTATATAAACCCGTTACGATAGGGATTTTTCTACTGATGGTACCTTTATCATTATTAAATGCCTATTTTGCTAAAAAGAAAAATGAAAGAGCATTTACTAATGATTTAATAGCTGTTTTGATATTCTGTTTATTTGGTGTGATCAGTGCGTTATTAAATGTATCTATCACAGATGTACAATCTTGGTTACCAGTCTTTATATTAAGTTTCTTATATTTCTTCGGTACAATTTTATACGTTAAGACGATGATTAGAGAGAAAAAATCTGTGAAATATAAATGGTCATCTTGGATTTATCATTTATGTATAGTTGTTGTAGGTTTCTTTATACATCCATTAGTTATGTTGATGTATATACCGAGTTTAATACGATCAATCGTTTTATATGGTAAGAAAATAAAAATTATGCATGTAGGCTTAATTGAAATAGCTAATTCAGTATTTGTATTAGTAGTTGGGTCTATATTTTTACATTAA
- a CDS encoding GlsB/YeaQ/YmgE family stress response membrane protein: protein MGFILMLIVGGLIGWLAGVILGKDIPGGIVGNIIAGLIGSAIGGSLLGDLGPVWGGVAIIPALIGSIILILVLSFILKLIKK, encoded by the coding sequence ATGGGCTTTATATTAATGTTAATCGTAGGTGGCCTAATAGGTTGGCTAGCAGGTGTTATATTAGGTAAAGATATACCTGGCGGCATAGTCGGTAATATTATTGCCGGTTTAATTGGTTCAGCGATTGGTGGTTCTTTACTTGGAGACCTGGGTCCAGTATGGGGTGGCGTCGCAATCATACCAGCACTAATCGGTTCAATTATTTTAATTCTTGTATTATCATTTATTTTGAAATTAATCAAAAAATAA
- a CDS encoding PadR family transcriptional regulator, producing MSTIKTQMRKGLLDACILSIIQSQPVYGYELSRKLNEHQFTDVSEGTIYPILLRLLKKEFIYSEFKHSEQGPKRKYYYITDKGREELEIVRKEWLEIKDPITKLLKGSNEDV from the coding sequence ATGTCGACAATTAAGACACAGATGAGAAAAGGGTTATTAGATGCTTGTATTTTATCTATAATACAATCTCAACCAGTATACGGTTATGAATTATCTCGCAAATTAAATGAACATCAATTTACCGATGTAAGTGAAGGGACAATATATCCTATTTTACTTAGATTATTGAAAAAGGAGTTTATTTATAGTGAGTTTAAGCATAGTGAACAAGGACCGAAAAGAAAATATTATTATATTACAGATAAAGGTCGTGAAGAATTAGAAATCGTACGAAAAGAATGGCTTGAAATTAAGGATCCTATTACTAAATTGTTAAAAGGGAGCAATGAAGATGTGTAG
- a CDS encoding DUF1129 domain-containing protein: MCRTTKQLIKENNEKRKQLNETDLEVYEDFLLYVRTDLRVNEHESEVILMDVLDHLLEAVSNGTTAIEFFGHDVKGHADDILNELPNESNKAILKMVGMGVAYFYSIYFVITGIVGIFVDYKTPLISTLLLLLIVPIGGFFIVKALFNIIQRYIFDKSKYKKIKESAYAGLLVGVIPAILILVPNLVFKDLMKVYIPWWIFLILGIAIYAIYKVMSRKPKAV, encoded by the coding sequence ATGTGTAGAACTACCAAACAACTCATCAAAGAAAACAACGAGAAGAGAAAGCAGCTAAATGAAACGGATTTAGAAGTTTATGAAGATTTCTTGTTATATGTTAGAACAGACTTGCGCGTAAATGAACATGAATCAGAAGTCATATTAATGGATGTTCTTGATCATTTATTAGAAGCTGTTTCGAATGGTACTACTGCAATTGAATTTTTCGGTCATGATGTTAAAGGTCATGCCGATGATATATTAAACGAACTACCGAATGAATCTAATAAAGCAATTTTAAAAATGGTAGGAATGGGTGTAGCGTACTTCTATAGTATATATTTTGTTATTACAGGTATCGTAGGTATATTTGTTGATTATAAGACGCCACTTATATCTACACTTTTACTTTTACTTATCGTACCAATAGGTGGATTCTTTATTGTTAAAGCATTATTCAATATTATCCAAAGATATATCTTTGATAAATCTAAATATAAGAAGATAAAAGAATCAGCATATGCTGGACTATTAGTTGGTGTTATACCAGCAATTCTAATATTAGTACCTAATCTTGTGTTTAAAGATTTGATGAAAGTTTATATTCCTTGGTGGATCTTCCTTATATTAGGCATAGCAATTTACGCTATATATAAAGTCATGAGTAGAAAGCCAAAAGCTGTATAA
- the queE gene encoding 7-carboxy-7-deazaguanine synthase QueE has product MPKIPVLEIFGPTIQGEGAVIGQKTMFVRTSGCDYRCSWCDSSFTWDGSAKDDIRLLEPENIISELDQLAPNKYQHVTISGGNPALIKNIGPFVEALKARNIKTALETQGSKFQEWMTLIDDLTISPKPPSSGMKPNLTILDEVIAQCVEESLSLKVVIFDEADYQFAKDIHNRYPSIPFYLQVGNPYLDDSVSNHTEKLLEKYEQLIDKVMNDTLNDIFVLPQLHTLLWSNKKGV; this is encoded by the coding sequence ATGCCTAAAATACCAGTGTTAGAAATCTTCGGTCCAACGATTCAAGGTGAAGGTGCAGTCATTGGTCAAAAAACGATGTTTGTTAGAACAAGTGGCTGTGATTATAGATGTAGTTGGTGTGATTCAAGTTTTACATGGGATGGCTCTGCTAAAGATGATATCCGATTACTTGAACCAGAAAATATTATTTCCGAATTAGATCAACTCGCACCAAATAAATATCAACACGTTACGATATCAGGTGGTAACCCTGCTCTGATTAAAAATATAGGACCTTTCGTAGAAGCACTTAAAGCAAGAAATATAAAGACCGCACTTGAAACTCAAGGCTCTAAATTCCAAGAATGGATGACACTAATCGATGACTTAACGATTAGTCCTAAGCCACCAAGTTCTGGTATGAAACCTAATTTAACAATACTAGATGAAGTTATCGCACAATGTGTGGAAGAAAGTCTTTCCCTTAAAGTTGTGATTTTTGACGAAGCAGACTATCAATTTGCTAAAGATATACACAATCGATATCCTTCTATCCCGTTCTATTTACAAGTAGGTAATCCGTATCTAGACGATAGCGTTTCAAACCATACTGAGAAATTACTTGAAAAATATGAACAACTGATTGATAAAGTAATGAATGATACTTTAAATGATATTTTTGTTCTACCACAGCTACATACACTGTTATGGAGCAATAAAAAAGGTGTTTAA
- the queD gene encoding 6-carboxytetrahydropterin synthase QueD, whose translation MLQQIYPSVQHPYAFELNKDFNFSSAYYIPHEEAGKCMNVHGHTYFVNLTIAGDELDKMGFLVNFSELKLLIHKRYDHQLLNDFEEFKDHSPSTEQVAQTIYNIVQASLDKPDNQPKCVQVFVRETPTSYVVYRPTKKCDHNA comes from the coding sequence ATGTTACAACAAATCTATCCGAGCGTTCAACACCCTTATGCTTTCGAACTGAATAAAGACTTTAATTTTTCAAGTGCATATTATATTCCACACGAAGAAGCTGGTAAATGTATGAACGTACATGGGCACACATATTTTGTTAATTTAACAATTGCTGGCGACGAATTAGATAAAATGGGATTTTTAGTGAACTTTAGTGAATTAAAATTATTAATCCATAAACGTTATGATCATCAACTTTTAAATGACTTTGAAGAATTTAAAGATCATAGTCCTTCAACTGAACAAGTTGCTCAAACTATTTATAATATTGTTCAAGCCTCTCTAGATAAACCCGATAATCAACCTAAATGTGTCCAAGTATTTGTAAGAGAGACGCCAACAAGTTATGTCGTTTATCGTCCAACTAAGAAATGTGACCACAATGCCTAA
- the queC gene encoding 7-cyano-7-deazaguanine synthase QueC codes for MSETLKNEKAVVVFSGGQDSTTCLFYAKEHFKEVELVTFQYGQRHDLEIKVAEDIAKEQGLKHHILDMSLLSQLSPNALTDHSMQIENDENGIPNTFVPARNLLFLSFAGALAYQIGAKHIITGVCETDFSGYPDCRDSFIKSMNLSLNLSMDKDFVIHTPLMWLNKKETWALSDQLGALDYVREKTLTCYNGVMSDGCGECPACKLRKQGLDQYLETKGSL; via the coding sequence ATGTCAGAAACATTAAAAAATGAAAAAGCAGTTGTTGTGTTCAGTGGCGGACAAGATAGTACAACATGCTTATTCTATGCGAAAGAACATTTTAAAGAAGTAGAATTAGTGACGTTTCAATATGGCCAACGCCATGATTTAGAAATTAAAGTTGCTGAAGATATCGCTAAAGAACAAGGATTAAAGCATCATATTCTAGATATGTCATTACTTTCACAACTATCCCCTAACGCGCTAACAGACCATTCAATGCAAATTGAAAATGATGAAAACGGCATACCTAATACATTTGTGCCAGCACGTAATTTGCTATTCTTATCATTTGCCGGTGCATTAGCATACCAAATTGGTGCTAAACATATTATTACAGGTGTTTGCGAAACAGACTTTAGCGGGTATCCAGATTGTAGAGATAGCTTTATTAAATCTATGAACTTGTCACTTAACTTATCAATGGATAAAGATTTCGTCATTCATACACCGCTTATGTGGTTGAATAAAAAAGAAACTTGGGCACTAAGTGATCAATTAGGTGCATTAGACTATGTTAGAGAAAAAACATTAACATGTTATAACGGTGTGATGAGTGATGGTTGCGGTGAATGTCCTGCTTGTAAATTAAGAAAACAAGGATTAGACCAATACCTAGAAACGAAAGGAAGTTTATAA
- a CDS encoding anthranilate synthase component II encodes MIIMIDNHDSFTYNIVEYINILTKNEQIKILKSEEVTCDVVRAINPDAMIISPGPGHPDDYVQLKAFLQSTYTEIPILGVCLGFQLLISTFGGKVVKGPRPVHGHTATIKHDGKGIFEGLPESFEVARYHSLIADKHYIPEGFKVSAWLEEGIPMAIRHQHLPIEAIQYHPEAILSEYGLEQIANFLVKAGVEIEDTYTI; translated from the coding sequence ATGATTATAATGATAGATAACCACGATTCTTTTACATATAACATTGTCGAGTATATTAATATACTGACGAAAAATGAACAAATAAAAATATTGAAATCTGAAGAGGTTACGTGTGATGTTGTACGTGCAATCAATCCAGATGCGATGATCATTTCACCTGGCCCTGGTCACCCTGATGATTATGTACAGCTAAAGGCATTTCTTCAATCAACTTATACAGAAATACCCATATTAGGTGTATGTCTCGGTTTCCAATTATTGATATCTACTTTTGGTGGCAAAGTCGTAAAAGGTCCACGTCCTGTTCATGGGCACACAGCAACAATTAAACATGATGGGAAAGGTATTTTTGAAGGATTGCCTGAATCATTTGAAGTGGCAAGATATCATTCTTTAATAGCTGACAAACACTATATACCTGAAGGGTTTAAGGTTTCAGCATGGTTAGAAGAAGGTATTCCTATGGCTATAAGACATCAACATTTACCAATTGAAGCGATTCAGTATCATCCGGAAGCTATATTAAGCGAATATGGATTAGAACAAATTGCGAATTTCTTAGTAAAGGCAGGTGTAGAGATTGAAGACACATATACAATTTAA
- a CDS encoding chorismate-binding protein codes for MKTHIQFKYISDTQVEEKLNYKFENPSVIKYARTIEEVPELVHEAERYQNQGYYVVMTLPYESAAAFDSTLNVYKASNHYGSIQVFDQPVSDFNDKTQYTYINEHIEWRRTNSDERLANNIHAIQDEIRLGNTYQVNYTTQLESEPIRHGYDYYQSLTEDANGDYQAYIELEDETIISISPELFFQYGPYQQMPNTVLTKPMKGTISRGNHKAEDQANYEQLKHSQKDRAENVMIVDLLRNDLSKISEVGTVNAIDLFKIEPYQTVYQMTSTIRSQLKAQQSLFNLLQALFPCGSITGAPKESTMAIIKRLENRPRGIYCGTIGLLLPDNRMIFNVPIRTIHSNSERAVYGVGAGITIDSNAKAEIEEFKMKSKILESRHVNLIETMRLENGIVRRRHEHTHRISTSAKALNIRFNKDEWDTILNDMVNTYVDGTYKLRVELNSDGTFNVDASPIVDSSQPLTAQLLPSTPVSSIYTVHKTTERQHFQHNHDTDVILYYNEENEITEFDIGNVVVKIGDAYITPPYHGQFLNGCMRQALLKDNLIVEKNITVEKLINDIESSNSEIYMINSLREWTKIDLKL; via the coding sequence TTGAAGACACATATACAATTTAAGTATATTTCAGACACTCAAGTAGAAGAGAAATTAAATTATAAATTTGAGAATCCTAGTGTGATTAAATATGCGAGAACGATTGAAGAAGTACCAGAGCTTGTGCATGAAGCAGAGCGCTATCAAAATCAAGGATACTATGTTGTCATGACTTTACCATATGAAAGCGCAGCTGCTTTTGATTCGACGTTAAATGTGTATAAAGCGTCAAATCATTATGGAAGTATTCAAGTATTCGACCAACCCGTCTCAGACTTTAATGATAAAACGCAATATACATATATAAATGAACATATTGAATGGCGAAGAACAAATTCAGATGAACGTTTAGCAAACAATATACATGCAATTCAAGATGAAATTAGACTAGGAAATACGTATCAAGTTAATTATACGACACAACTTGAATCAGAACCGATTCGTCATGGTTATGACTATTATCAATCACTCACAGAGGATGCTAATGGAGATTATCAAGCATATATTGAGCTTGAAGATGAAACGATTATATCCATTTCGCCAGAACTTTTCTTTCAATATGGTCCTTATCAACAAATGCCAAATACAGTATTAACGAAACCTATGAAAGGTACAATTTCGAGAGGAAATCATAAAGCAGAAGATCAAGCCAATTATGAACAACTTAAGCATTCTCAAAAAGACAGAGCAGAAAACGTTATGATTGTAGATTTACTTAGAAATGATTTAAGTAAAATTTCTGAAGTTGGTACGGTTAATGCCATTGATTTATTTAAAATCGAACCTTATCAAACGGTATATCAAATGACCAGTACGATTCGAAGTCAATTGAAAGCACAACAATCATTATTTAATCTACTTCAAGCGCTGTTCCCATGTGGCTCGATAACAGGTGCCCCAAAAGAATCAACGATGGCCATTATCAAACGACTAGAGAATAGACCAAGAGGCATATATTGTGGAACGATAGGTTTGTTGTTACCTGATAACAGAATGATTTTTAATGTTCCAATCAGAACGATACATTCAAATTCAGAAAGAGCAGTTTATGGCGTTGGAGCTGGTATCACAATAGATTCAAATGCTAAAGCTGAAATTGAGGAATTCAAAATGAAATCTAAAATATTAGAAAGCAGACATGTAAATCTTATTGAAACGATGAGATTAGAAAATGGAATAGTTCGAAGACGTCACGAACATACGCACAGAATTTCTACAAGTGCTAAAGCGTTAAATATTCGATTTAATAAAGACGAATGGGATACTATACTTAATGACATGGTTAATACTTATGTAGATGGCACATATAAATTAAGAGTTGAATTAAATTCGGACGGTACATTTAATGTTGATGCTTCACCAATAGTTGATTCATCTCAGCCTTTAACCGCTCAGTTGTTACCGAGTACACCAGTTTCTTCTATTTATACGGTACACAAAACAACTGAACGTCAGCATTTTCAACATAATCATGATACAGATGTCATATTGTATTATAATGAAGAAAATGAAATAACAGAATTTGATATTGGTAATGTCGTTGTTAAAATAGGTGATGCATATATCACGCCTCCATATCATGGGCAATTTTTAAACGGTTGTATGAGGCAAGCATTATTAAAAGATAACCTCATTGTAGAAAAAAATATAACTGTGGAAAAGTTAATCAATGATATCGAAAGTTCAAATAGTGAAATCTACATGATTAATAGTTTGCGAGAATGGACTAAAATAGATTTAAAATTATGA
- a CDS encoding carboxyltransferase domain-containing protein: MRIYPKGDSALTVMSDREPSRQLTHEINEFRLEILSQDMPFIDEVIPSENSLMVVYHPYSMMMNYNINEPFKYMTEFVERIIYQKKQDINDREVTKESIMIDVVVGGEYGPDFDTLTDLSEEEQRQVLESRTYFVSMIGHTPGCPYLSGLNHRLHSGNAQFKQFIPKGSLCIERDKLFITTTNTSGEWPVIGWTNVEIYNRQNNICKLNFGDDIILNIVDQLQIKDGGYKPCH, from the coding sequence ATGCGCATATATCCTAAGGGCGATTCTGCATTAACTGTAATGAGCGATCGTGAACCTTCGAGACAGCTAACGCATGAAATTAATGAATTTAGATTAGAAATATTGAGTCAAGATATGCCTTTTATAGATGAGGTTATACCTAGTGAAAATAGTTTAATGGTTGTGTATCATCCATATAGCATGATGATGAACTATAATATCAATGAGCCATTTAAATATATGACTGAATTTGTAGAACGTATTATTTATCAGAAAAAACAAGACATTAATGATCGAGAAGTTACAAAGGAATCGATTATGATAGATGTCGTTGTAGGTGGCGAATACGGTCCGGATTTCGATACGTTAACGGACTTGTCTGAAGAAGAACAAAGACAAGTGTTAGAATCTAGAACGTATTTTGTTTCAATGATAGGACATACTCCAGGATGTCCTTATTTATCTGGTTTAAATCATCGATTGCATTCAGGTAATGCACAGTTCAAACAATTTATCCCTAAAGGATCATTGTGTATCGAAAGAGATAAATTATTTATTACGACAACTAATACAAGTGGTGAATGGCCAGTCATTGGTTGGACGAATGTTGAAATATACAATAGACAAAATAATATTTGTAAGCTTAATTTTGGTGATGATATCATCTTAAATATTGTAGATCAACTACAAATCAAGGATGGAGGGTATAAGCCATGTCATTAA